The following proteins are encoded in a genomic region of Dokdonia donghaensis DSW-1:
- a CDS encoding alpha/beta hydrolase family protein — translation MKTEKTLPGNTALPSTEADLAKLIAQEDGDFKYKVEDYFQTPDAYAFKLSPDGNYLSYMKRREGGKRDLFLKNTTTQEELLLVEQQEDLIRSYFWASPDRIVYSQDKGGDENYHLFGVNLDGSGNEELTPFDNVRVGILATLKEDEDHVIVQMNKDNPAQEEPYKLNIKTGAIEKLYTVKEGDNPVAGYDFDKDGNLRAISKIINGVDMELFYNIDGEFKKIMEVPFGESFGIIRFDYASDNPDAAYVISNLETDKTEIQRYDLKANKVLETMYRDDTYDVSGITLSRKRNYEIDYYSHNGEKTVIVPVSETYKKVQARLQKDFGDKDFYVVGRTDDEHKMMVVVTSDRIIGEYHLYDVENDTVTLLYKILPQLKEEDMAAMDPITFTSRDGVTLHGYLTLPNDIKEGEKVPMIVNPHGGPQGIRDSWGFNAEAQLFASRGYATLHVNFRISGGYGKEFYTSGFGQIGRKAMDDVEDGVDYVVSLGAIDKDKVAIYGASHGGYAVLRGMTKTPEKYACGVDYVGVSNLHTFMSTIPAYWEKYRDMLHTIWYNPNKPEEKKIMDEVSPALHVDKIVKPLFVVQGANDPRVNIDEADQIVAQLRARGVDVPYMVKYDEGHGFGKEENTLELYKAMMGFFATHLK, via the coding sequence ATGAAGACAGAAAAAACACTACCAGGTAATACAGCACTCCCGTCTACAGAAGCAGATCTTGCAAAGCTCATCGCACAAGAAGATGGAGATTTTAAATATAAAGTAGAAGATTACTTTCAGACACCAGATGCGTACGCTTTTAAACTCTCTCCAGATGGAAATTATCTCTCGTATATGAAGCGTCGTGAGGGTGGTAAACGTGATTTGTTTTTAAAAAATACAACCACTCAAGAGGAGCTATTGCTTGTAGAGCAGCAAGAAGATCTCATACGTAGCTACTTCTGGGCAAGCCCAGATAGAATAGTCTACTCTCAAGATAAGGGCGGTGATGAAAATTACCACCTTTTTGGTGTAAACTTAGATGGCAGTGGTAATGAGGAGCTCACCCCTTTTGATAATGTGCGTGTAGGCATACTTGCCACGCTCAAAGAAGATGAAGACCACGTTATTGTGCAGATGAATAAAGATAACCCTGCGCAAGAAGAGCCTTATAAACTCAATATTAAAACGGGCGCTATAGAGAAGCTGTATACCGTAAAGGAAGGAGATAACCCTGTTGCTGGATACGATTTTGACAAAGATGGAAACCTAAGAGCCATCTCAAAAATCATAAACGGGGTCGATATGGAACTCTTCTATAACATAGATGGCGAGTTTAAAAAAATAATGGAAGTTCCCTTTGGAGAGTCTTTTGGTATTATTCGGTTTGACTATGCGTCAGATAATCCAGATGCGGCATATGTAATTTCAAATCTCGAGACAGATAAAACAGAAATACAACGTTATGACTTAAAGGCAAATAAGGTGCTCGAGACAATGTACAGAGATGATACGTATGATGTGAGCGGGATTACGCTTTCGCGAAAGCGCAATTACGAGATAGATTACTACTCACATAACGGTGAGAAGACGGTCATTGTACCTGTGAGCGAAACGTATAAAAAAGTACAAGCGCGGTTGCAAAAAGATTTTGGCGACAAAGATTTTTATGTAGTAGGAAGAACAGACGATGAGCATAAAATGATGGTTGTAGTAACTAGTGACCGCATTATAGGTGAATATCATTTATATGATGTAGAAAACGATACCGTTACCTTACTTTATAAAATACTCCCGCAACTTAAGGAGGAAGATATGGCTGCTATGGACCCTATTACTTTTACCAGTAGAGATGGTGTGACCTTGCACGGGTATCTCACCTTGCCTAATGATATTAAAGAGGGAGAAAAAGTGCCTATGATTGTAAATCCTCACGGTGGGCCTCAGGGTATACGTGATAGTTGGGGTTTTAATGCAGAGGCACAACTTTTTGCGAGTCGTGGCTATGCGACCTTGCACGTAAACTTTAGAATTTCTGGAGGGTATGGTAAGGAGTTTTACACTTCTGGTTTTGGCCAGATAGGTCGCAAAGCGATGGATGATGTAGAAGATGGTGTAGATTATGTGGTAAGCCTAGGAGCAATAGATAAAGATAAAGTAGCCATTTATGGCGCAAGCCACGGTGGCTATGCCGTGCTGCGCGGTATGACTAAAACTCCAGAAAAATATGCTTGTGGTGTAGACTATGTGGGGGTGAGCAATTTGCACACTTTTATGAGTACAATACCCGCTTACTGGGAGAAGTACCGTGATATGCTACATACCATCTGGTATAACCCAAACAAGCCAGAAGAAAAGAAAATAATGGATGAGGTATCTCCTGCACTACACGTAGATAAAATTGTAAAACCTCTTTTTGTGGTACAAGGAGCAAATGACCCTAGGGTTAATATAGATGAGGCAGACCAAATAGTAGCACAACTTCGAGCACGAGGGGTTGATGTTCCTTATATGGTAAAGTATGATGAAGGCCACGGCTTTGGTAAAGAAGAAAACACCCTTGAGCTGTATAAAGCGATGATGGGCTTCTTTGCAACGCATCTTAAATAA
- a CDS encoding TonB-dependent receptor plug domain-containing protein, with amino-acid sequence MNHFRLIFTLLVSLLSFYSYSQTVFRGVVLEEGSKKPIVAKVGVSDQGAGVTSGTNGRFLYRKYDQVVSPESELVISAKGYESVSISGDDLRNLYNITSTIYLNPGVSKDVKPLNEAKDIVIFWDVSASAKSQNSNKAIDFVNAYLATLSSPAVRFVAFNDKVVLDKKITAAADGTFALSEIIKNINYTGATDYSLIDASNTDVAIVVSDGEQSFGNIELPRTSRLYTVNTVATANHERMMADASFYNGSYIPLFATTADQATERIQAGGAFKKIDFSKAQATVKGVVSSTNGPIQGAAVSLRGTLNEYLTKADGTFNIPAVEGDVLQIRYLGMYPKDVLVTKDPVIQVEMIPQADMLDEVLLTGNAKSKEKKVDAGNGVAKSKESVGYAVNTITAENIKPNATFLGDAIRGNFAGVQVLGPPGSERFLIRGGNMSINNELPPLWVVDGAPFADVPYYLDPQNIKSITILKSAIATVRYGTIASGGAFLVKTKAANPDAVKAKGIVDRALVKGNDYSETLADMVVETSPYITALDKESTVAAKYKKYQALSKNFKNSVSFYADNAEYFQKIAPAKAELIRLQLAEVAGENVKALRILSYLYEAAGSYKRNAQVSERIVALAPREAQSYRDLALAYTLSGDYNKALELYINMLGERILGVDFSEIEVPLGNELRHLVALHKDKIEFNRLPNEWLTNNLEMDIRLVINWSEQDAPFIFQFVNPKKKFYTWDHTLFDNKERLLKERKMGFQFEEFVIDDAKAGEWIVNVQYLGEEATFAIPPYLKYTVYRNYGTSKETKEVKVVKLFEQKDKVSLGRINL; translated from the coding sequence TCTGCAAAAGGGTATGAGTCAGTAAGTATTTCTGGTGATGACCTTCGTAATTTATATAATATCACGAGTACCATTTATTTAAACCCTGGTGTTTCTAAAGATGTAAAACCTCTTAATGAAGCAAAGGATATAGTTATTTTTTGGGATGTTTCTGCTTCGGCAAAGAGCCAAAATAGTAATAAGGCTATAGATTTTGTTAATGCCTACTTAGCAACACTTTCGTCGCCAGCCGTTCGTTTTGTAGCTTTTAATGATAAGGTTGTTTTAGATAAAAAAATCACAGCTGCGGCAGATGGGACTTTCGCTTTAAGCGAAATAATAAAAAATATTAATTACACTGGAGCGACAGATTACTCACTTATAGATGCAAGTAATACTGATGTTGCTATTGTAGTGTCTGATGGAGAGCAAAGTTTTGGGAACATTGAGTTACCGCGCACAAGCCGTTTATATACCGTAAATACGGTTGCCACTGCAAATCACGAGCGTATGATGGCAGATGCCTCATTTTATAATGGATCTTATATTCCTCTTTTTGCTACTACTGCAGATCAAGCAACCGAGCGTATACAAGCGGGAGGTGCATTTAAAAAAATAGATTTTAGTAAGGCGCAAGCAACGGTAAAAGGTGTAGTGTCTAGTACAAATGGACCTATACAAGGAGCTGCAGTTTCTTTAAGAGGTACCCTTAACGAGTACCTTACTAAGGCAGATGGAACTTTTAACATACCTGCCGTAGAGGGTGATGTGCTTCAAATAAGATATTTAGGAATGTATCCCAAAGATGTGTTGGTCACAAAAGATCCAGTAATACAGGTAGAAATGATACCACAAGCAGATATGCTGGATGAGGTGTTACTTACTGGTAATGCTAAGTCTAAAGAGAAGAAAGTAGATGCAGGTAACGGTGTAGCTAAGTCAAAAGAGTCTGTAGGATATGCTGTAAATACCATAACGGCAGAAAACATAAAGCCTAACGCAACATTTCTAGGCGATGCCATACGAGGGAATTTTGCAGGAGTACAGGTATTAGGACCTCCTGGTAGTGAGCGATTTTTAATACGCGGGGGTAATATGTCTATTAACAATGAGTTGCCGCCTCTGTGGGTTGTAGATGGAGCTCCATTTGCAGATGTACCATATTATCTCGATCCTCAAAATATTAAGAGTATTACAATTTTAAAATCTGCCATTGCAACGGTACGTTATGGTACCATAGCAAGTGGAGGAGCTTTTCTAGTAAAAACAAAGGCTGCAAATCCTGATGCTGTAAAAGCAAAGGGTATTGTAGATAGAGCTCTTGTAAAAGGTAATGATTACAGTGAGACACTAGCAGATATGGTTGTAGAAACCTCACCTTACATAACAGCACTTGATAAAGAATCTACTGTAGCTGCAAAGTATAAAAAGTATCAAGCGCTTTCAAAAAACTTTAAGAATTCGGTTTCCTTTTATGCAGATAATGCAGAGTATTTTCAAAAAATAGCACCTGCAAAGGCAGAGCTTATACGCCTACAACTTGCAGAGGTGGCTGGAGAAAATGTAAAGGCACTGCGCATACTTAGTTACTTATATGAAGCCGCTGGCTCTTATAAACGTAATGCGCAAGTAAGTGAGCGCATCGTAGCACTAGCACCTAGAGAGGCACAATCATATCGTGATCTGGCACTAGCATACACCTTAAGCGGTGATTATAATAAAGCGCTAGAACTATACATTAATATGCTAGGAGAGCGCATACTAGGGGTAGATTTTTCTGAAATAGAAGTACCTCTAGGTAACGAGTTGAGACACCTTGTCGCACTACATAAAGATAAAATCGAATTTAACAGGCTACCTAACGAGTGGCTCACTAATAATCTTGAGATGGATATCAGATTAGTCATAAACTGGTCTGAGCAAGATGCTCCATTTATTTTTCAGTTTGTAAACCCTAAGAAGAAATTTTATACGTGGGATCACACCTTATTTGATAATAAAGAGCGGTTACTTAAAGAGCGTAAAATGGGATTCCAGTTTGAGGAGTTTGTTATAGATGACGCAAAAGCCGGTGAGTGGATTGTAAACGTACAGTACCTAGGTGAAGAGGCAACCTTTGCCATACCTCCTTACTTAAAATACACCGTGTATAGAAACTACGGAACTTCAAAAGAGACTAAAGAAGTAAAGGTTGTAAAGCTATTTGAGCAAAAAGACAAGGTGTCTCTGGGTAGAATAAACTTATAA
- a CDS encoding carboxypeptidase-like regulatory domain-containing protein — protein MRTNVYIITCLLLASLSLNAQTIFRGTVVAAGSKTPIENAKIGVTNQGVGVTSNAQGAFSYKKYHETLSDTDQLIVSAPGFETIHLNATDVRALLNRSSAIVLEKGSPQETPAITHLKIFWDISEGMQDRNLNKELAFVKQYLAALNEPKVTLEVFNKDIIRTEVWKKWDGDMDRFRESVTQQTYNAPSNYSILSLEDADAVLLLSNGVPNYGKLNADQDIPVVPYTTVQTTEGQQYLAALAKYTSGTVKKAVAQAPVVENVTPTVNRKNRIYSGEITSLTQKISGTIQSLGKPLQGATIVVKGDLKEYTTDANGVFQVEAAAGDILLVQALGMFPKAVAVQEQNNYDIKMLPSSDQLEEVVLTARREKIFAGDKIIEGTNEPNMPGGITSLGDFYITDKDITPDGQSLERVLRKNFKGVQVSYTEKGEVVTIFGKRPNWIVNGVMVRQGQPIPLYIPDNEILSVIIKDNPLSTNIKYGGEGDRGLQVLVTTKSYRKDAIKNIALVTGNDYTEEVEDRSTTAAQVTGVVTSPNGPLQGAEVVRKGSLDIVYTKADGTFNLAAKNGDILIISSLGMFTKEIAVTDEKEYTVNLLPSSDLLDEVVLNGAKTAREKLFEKKDAIKSKSSFASNVLFKEELEKKGYSNLIDVMNGKFAGMRLDKKPSGRYFVNTRGGGAYAVIIDGVLREPTILEQIPPSSIAMLQITKTVAAGTKYGIPTPNGAIDITTQGFAGFKNRDKKPKSALITGNDYTEEVEDRSVTAAQVTGVITSGAKPLKGAAITKKGTFNEVYTDANGRFTITAAIDDVLVVSAPAMFTKEVLIETQDMGAITLTSKSNDLDEVVLEGRERVDNTVETAYGKTSGDKIGYATGEISTRNYSAGYTSLDQLIKGKVSGVTVNSGLLTGQATTYKIRGGSQSITNDVPPIWIVNGTPYQDPPSFLDVNQIDNISVLKSVVATSRYGSLAAGGAFLIKTKEANFEAKAAKNKQSALVSGNEYTGDVTGSIDTALPSYILRFRESGTPQQQFALYKKLSRTQESPLEYYVDAAQYFQTIYPKLADEVRSDLAYIARNNTKALRTLSYLYELVNDTGNIVLVNERIAKIAPSESQSYRDLALAYQNDEQYDKALELYINMLGEQIKGVNFDGLEKPLRSELSRLVALHKDKIDYSRLPNEWLRTDFKVDMRMTIDWSDKSVPFEFQFVNPQKKFFKWTHTLEETRDRLKAEQKEGFQTEEFIIDDAPAGEWLINVQYLGNEGDYVLPPFLKYTVYRNYGTAKETKEVRVIKLFKQVDKVTLGKIVM, from the coding sequence ATGAGAACTAATGTATACATCATTACCTGCCTATTGCTGGCAAGCTTATCGCTTAATGCACAAACCATTTTTAGAGGAACCGTGGTCGCCGCGGGGTCAAAAACGCCTATTGAAAATGCAAAAATAGGTGTCACAAATCAAGGCGTGGGAGTCACGAGCAATGCTCAAGGAGCCTTTTCTTATAAGAAATATCACGAGACCCTGTCAGACACAGACCAGCTCATCGTATCTGCACCTGGTTTTGAAACCATACACTTAAACGCGACAGATGTGAGAGCCTTGCTCAATAGATCTAGCGCTATTGTTTTAGAAAAGGGCTCACCACAAGAAACCCCAGCAATTACACATCTCAAGATATTTTGGGATATCTCTGAGGGTATGCAAGATCGCAACCTCAATAAAGAACTTGCCTTTGTAAAACAATATTTGGCAGCTCTTAATGAGCCTAAGGTTACCCTTGAGGTGTTTAATAAGGATATCATAAGAACGGAGGTTTGGAAAAAGTGGGATGGAGATATGGACCGCTTTCGCGAAAGCGTAACCCAGCAAACCTATAATGCCCCGTCTAATTATAGCATACTAAGTTTAGAAGATGCAGATGCCGTTTTATTACTCTCAAATGGAGTGCCTAACTATGGTAAACTTAATGCAGATCAAGATATTCCAGTTGTACCCTATACCACAGTACAAACTACCGAAGGCCAGCAATACCTCGCTGCACTGGCTAAGTATACTTCTGGAACTGTAAAAAAAGCAGTTGCTCAAGCACCAGTTGTTGAGAATGTAACCCCAACTGTAAATCGCAAAAACCGCATATATTCTGGTGAGATAACGTCACTTACTCAAAAAATATCTGGAACGATACAAAGCCTAGGGAAACCATTACAAGGAGCAACCATTGTTGTAAAAGGAGATTTAAAAGAATATACTACAGATGCAAATGGTGTTTTTCAAGTAGAAGCAGCAGCTGGAGATATACTACTTGTACAAGCGCTAGGGATGTTTCCTAAGGCGGTAGCGGTACAAGAGCAAAATAATTATGATATAAAAATGCTACCCAGCAGTGATCAACTAGAGGAGGTGGTGCTTACTGCAAGGCGTGAGAAAATTTTTGCAGGTGATAAAATTATAGAAGGTACAAATGAGCCTAATATGCCAGGAGGCATAACGAGCTTAGGAGATTTTTATATTACAGATAAAGACATCACACCAGATGGACAAAGTTTAGAACGCGTATTAAGAAAGAATTTTAAAGGTGTACAGGTAAGTTATACAGAAAAGGGTGAAGTAGTCACCATTTTTGGTAAGAGACCTAATTGGATTGTAAATGGGGTAATGGTGAGACAAGGACAACCTATACCATTATATATTCCAGATAATGAGATTCTCTCTGTAATTATAAAAGACAACCCACTTTCTACAAATATTAAATATGGTGGAGAAGGAGACCGAGGCTTACAAGTACTGGTAACTACAAAGAGTTATAGAAAAGATGCTATTAAAAACATAGCCCTTGTAACCGGCAATGATTATACAGAAGAGGTAGAAGACCGCTCTACTACTGCAGCACAAGTTACTGGTGTGGTTACAAGCCCCAACGGCCCCTTACAAGGCGCAGAAGTTGTACGTAAGGGTTCACTAGATATTGTTTACACAAAGGCTGATGGAACCTTTAATCTCGCAGCAAAAAACGGAGATATCCTCATTATCTCTAGCCTAGGGATGTTTACAAAGGAGATTGCGGTTACAGATGAGAAGGAGTATACGGTAAATTTATTACCCAGTAGTGATTTACTAGACGAGGTAGTCTTAAATGGTGCTAAAACCGCAAGGGAGAAACTCTTCGAGAAAAAGGATGCGATAAAAAGCAAAAGTAGTTTTGCGTCAAATGTATTATTTAAAGAGGAGCTTGAAAAAAAAGGGTATTCAAATCTTATAGATGTGATGAATGGAAAGTTTGCTGGAATGAGATTGGATAAGAAACCTTCTGGGCGATATTTTGTTAATACGCGAGGTGGGGGAGCATACGCTGTTATCATTGATGGTGTTCTACGGGAGCCAACTATTTTAGAACAGATACCTCCCTCTAGTATAGCAATGCTGCAGATAACAAAAACAGTAGCCGCTGGAACAAAGTATGGCATACCAACTCCTAACGGAGCAATAGATATTACAACGCAGGGCTTTGCAGGTTTTAAGAATAGAGATAAAAAACCTAAATCTGCCCTTATAACTGGTAACGATTATACAGAAGAGGTAGAAGACCGCTCTGTTACTGCGGCACAAGTGACGGGTGTAATAACCTCAGGAGCAAAACCTTTAAAGGGAGCTGCAATCACAAAAAAAGGCACTTTTAACGAGGTATATACAGATGCAAATGGCCGTTTTACCATCACCGCAGCTATAGATGATGTCCTTGTAGTGAGTGCACCAGCTATGTTTACAAAAGAGGTGTTGATAGAAACTCAAGATATGGGTGCAATAACCTTAACTTCAAAAAGCAATGACCTAGATGAGGTCGTGCTAGAAGGGCGCGAGCGTGTAGATAACACGGTAGAGACAGCTTATGGTAAAACCAGTGGTGATAAAATAGGCTATGCTACAGGAGAGATTAGTACAAGAAATTATAGTGCTGGGTACACCAGTCTAGACCAGCTCATAAAGGGTAAGGTAAGTGGCGTGACGGTAAACAGTGGTCTACTCACAGGCCAAGCAACTACTTATAAAATACGTGGCGGCTCACAATCTATTACAAATGATGTACCTCCTATATGGATTGTAAATGGAACTCCTTATCAAGATCCTCCATCATTTTTGGATGTAAACCAGATAGACAATATCTCGGTACTTAAATCTGTGGTCGCAACCTCTCGTTATGGATCGCTTGCAGCAGGAGGGGCTTTTCTTATAAAAACCAAAGAAGCAAATTTTGAAGCAAAGGCTGCCAAAAATAAACAGAGCGCCCTGGTTTCTGGTAACGAGTATACGGGTGATGTTACTGGTAGTATAGACACTGCATTGCCTTCGTATATTTTACGCTTTCGCGAAAGCGGAACCCCGCAACAGCAATTTGCACTTTACAAGAAGTTGTCTCGTACCCAAGAGTCGCCACTAGAGTATTATGTAGATGCCGCACAGTATTTTCAAACCATATACCCAAAACTTGCAGATGAGGTGCGCTCAGACCTTGCCTACATCGCTCGTAATAATACAAAGGCGTTACGCACACTGTCATATCTATATGAACTAGTAAATGATACGGGAAATATCGTACTTGTAAACGAGCGCATTGCAAAAATTGCTCCCAGCGAGTCTCAGTCATACCGAGATCTAGCATTGGCTTATCAAAATGATGAGCAGTATGATAAGGCACTTGAGTTGTACATAAATATGCTGGGAGAGCAAATAAAGGGTGTAAACTTTGACGGCTTAGAGAAGCCACTGCGCAGTGAGTTGAGCCGTCTAGTTGCATTACATAAAGATAAAATAGATTATAGTAGATTGCCTAATGAGTGGCTACGCACAGACTTTAAGGTAGATATGCGTATGACCATAGATTGGTCTGACAAGTCGGTTCCTTTTGAGTTTCAGTTTGTAAACCCGCAAAAGAAGTTCTTTAAGTGGACACACACGCTAGAAGAAACTAGAGACCGCCTTAAAGCCGAACAGAAAGAAGGTTTTCAGACCGAAGAGTTTATTATAGATGACGCCCCAGCTGGAGAGTGGTTAATTAATGTGCAGTATCTAGGTAATGAGGGTGATTATGTATTACCTCCATTTTTAAAATACACCGTATACCGCAATTATGGGACTGCAAAGGAAACAAAAGAAGTACGTGTTATAAAACTATTTAAACAAGTAGATAAAGTTACACTAGGTAAAATAGTGATGTAA